DNA from Rhinatrema bivittatum chromosome 16, aRhiBiv1.1, whole genome shotgun sequence:
ccaggtatagagagtccatcaagctaggttgagagaacattgcacaaatctcatctttgagtgagtttcctcactccgaaggttatcaaatcttcacaagagagcactgttctgtttgtacgtctcacttcgaatgtcaaagtggcccctaacccctacattaataccccctacattaatacctaaacctcacctcagtttactaggtgggcctcccatagaaatatataaatacctatctagcgtgagggcattatggctaggtgcattctctctctctctctctctctctttctctctccagtggccctgatagctaggctggcccTCCAGGACCTTAAAaatactaaacatggtcccccgcagtggttgtatgtaggaaatacaatgattctggcacttatcacaaagtgtgaaaaagttatcacgcttcattcacataggggcggattttcagagccctgctcgcgtaaatccgcccaaaaccgggcggatttacgcgagcagggccctgcgcgccggtgagcctattttacataggctcaccggcgcgcgcagaaccccgggactcgcgtaagtcccggggttttcggagttggcgtgtcgggaggcgtgtcggggggcggggccggagtgcgcggcgttgcgggggcgtgttggcagcgttttgggggcgggtacgagggcgtggctacggcccgggggcgtggccgcgccctccgtacccgcccccaggtcgcggcccggcgcgcaggaggcccgctggcgcgcggggatttacgcctccctccgggaggcgtaaatcccccgacaaaggtaggatgggggtttagacagggccgggcgggtgggttaggtaggggaagggaggggaaggtgaggggaaggtgaggggagggcaaaggaaagttcccttctaggccgctccgatttcggagcggcctaggagggaacgggggtaggctgcgcggctcggcgcgcgcaggctatacgaaatcgatagccttgcgcgcgccgatccaggattttagccgatacgcgcgactacgcgcgtatctactaaaatccagcgtacttttgtttgcgcctggagcgcaaacaaaagtaggctgttcgcgctcgtctgaaaatctaccccataggtattagcacaaattgcaataaactgcttattaacataaaacacattccttttcccatcacatccaatatttaccacattttgataaagcCAGGCCATAGTCAGGTAATGAGAGCATATAAGGACCATAATTGTCCATCTTATCTGCCCAGTTGAGTTTCGGCCACTTTGGGTAGCTGCAAGGAATAATAAAATATAGGGGTGCTGGATGTGGGTGATGTTCCTGGCTTTCTTTCCATCTGTTATAAGtcttttaatatctttatttagGTTtcagggaagcaaaaaaaaaaaaaaaaaaagacatggagcAAACCTAATAAACATCAGTTTGAAGATATATTTAGTATaagaaatatttaattatttagattttttatattacGCTATTCGGCACTTcagagtgtacatcaaagcagattaaatATAACAAACAATAAGGTATTCACAGACTCTTTCAAAATTTCTTGTTATGCAAAGTGAAGGACTATGGGTAAAATGCTAAACTTATGCTTATAGACGCTTAGACGGGTCACATATAATCATCTGCCCAACTGAAAAGTGTGcaattgtttttcaatttttgagtaTTTTTCACTTTTGCAAAATTAAACTAAAAGTAATCTAGACATCAAGTACTTCCCTATTCATGCAGCTTTAACATGCTCACTCAAAAGGCAAGTATCTTGATGTCTGGATTACATATTGTTTTAActgcacaaaaatgaaaaagactgaaaaaaatTGAGAAACAATTGCACACTTTTCAGTTGGACAGATGATTATATGTGACTTGTCTAAGCATGTATAAGCATAAGTTTGGCATTACATGCATGGTCCTTCACTTTGTATAACAAGAAAATTTGAAATAGTCTGTGAATGCTTTATTGTTTGCTGTATTTATGGAAGGGGAAttcatgaggaaaggctgaagagattagggctgttcagcttggagaagagacagctgtggggggatatgatagagatctttaagatcatgagaggtcttgaacgagtagatatgactcggttatttacactttcgaataatagaaggactagggggcattccatgaagttagcaagtagcacatttaagactaatcgtagaaaattatttttcactcaatgcataataaagctctggaatttattgccagaggatgtggttagtgcagttaatgtagctgggttcaaaaaaggtttggataagttcttggaggagaagtccactaactgctattaaccaagtttacttagggaatatccactgctattaattgcatcagtagcatgggatcttcttagtgtttgggtaattgccaggttcttgtggcctggttttggcctctgtttgaaacaggatgctgggcttgatggacccttggtctgacccagcatggcaatttcttatgttcttatgttcttatgtacatcaagcccagtatcctatttctctcagtggccaatccaggtcacagatacctggcaggatcccaaggttagatagattccaagctgcttattccaagaataagcagtgaatttctgtaactccaacttaataatgttttatggactttttctccaagaactcgtccaagccatttttaaatgtagctacatcaatagctttcaccatctcctctggcaatgaattccagagcttaaatatatgttgagtaaaaaatatatatttgcttaTTCGTtctaaatgtatcacctaataacttcattgtgtgtcccctggtctttttactttttgaaagaataaacaaattattaatatttactcacttattattttatagacctctatcatatctcccctcagctgactcttctccaagctgaagaatcctaacctctttagtctttcttcataggggaattgttccatcccctttatcattttggttgcccttctctgtacctttttttattttacaaaatcttttttgagatgtggtgaccagaactgtccACAATACCCAAGATGAGACCacaacatggagcaatacaaaggcattatgatattctctgttttattctccattcctttcctaacaatctGTTACATGGAGTGGCGGACCCTTGCCAAGACGaggttggtgccacctatagGGGAAGGCCCTGATAGGACCTCATTGTCAGGAGGTGGATGCAGGTgatggagacccaactggaccttcacctataccagctttctttccccacaggttgggcccttgggtgctGTGGCAAGCAGGACATAGGCATGAGTCTCAGATGAAGATGATTCTGAAGGCAAGAGTCAGAGGCAAAGTTAGATGTTCCAGAGATCAGAGCTGGTAGCAGGCAGGATAATCCAGAAATGGGACAGAGGACAAGACAGGCGGCTAACAGAAGAGTCGATGAGTGAGCAGATGGTCGGGACAGGTGGCAGACAAAGCAGAATCCACGGATGAACCGAGTCAAAAACTAGAAGAACCAACCAAGAGGAGCAGATGAGGCAGGAACAGatgaggcaggatcaggaattgacgaggcaggatcaggaacagaggAAGCAACCAGTGGCTCTAAGGCAGagcgagacctgttgctgaggcatctaccTCTTGCCAGGGCCAGGGTTAAATAGATCCCTGGCTGCCATATCATCACCGAGGGCCACAGTATTTCCTGCCTCTGGACCTTTAAGAGTGGGGAAGCAGTAAGAGTGCATGCCTAGAGGGTCGGGTGTGGACCATGTGTCGGACGGTGTCACTGCCATGTGGCaagagcagggctggaggcggcctTCTGGGGATGCCAGCAGGGATTTACTGCCACAATGAGGGAGACCCAGGAGGTCCCTGGAGTGGTGGTAGGCAGTGCTGAATGTCCGGCGGCACAGCAGGTAACCCTCTTGAAGCCAGTGCTCTTCTCCAAATTCCACCGACAGCCACCGGAGGGTTCCTCTTCTCCTACGGTCGAGGATCCCACGTTCCAAGTACGCAAGGTGCTCAATATCCGCTTCTGTAACAGACGTTGGGAGTACTTACTGGCCTGGGAGTGATGAagaaaatacctgggaacctgcccgcaaTATCCTCGATAAATCTCTGTTGCAGCAGTTCCACCTAGATCACCCCGACAAGCCtggtcctttgaagagggggcctaaaggagggggtactgttgcagtcccagtCGCtaagctagcgaccgggtccttacctgcctCGCTTTGCTCCGCGCCGCATCGGGACCCGCGGACGCCGGGGCCTACCCGACCGCATGGCTGCGGcctctccctcgtggagacgccgtcgaggcATGATCCTAGCTTCTCCCCCTCCAGGGCCACGCGTGCGTGCGAGGACCaagctcttaaaggtccagcacccggaagtgctgaatcTCCTCCCGACTGATGTCACATGCCGGCAGGATATTTAAGCCGGTGTCTGCTCCTgacactttgccttgcaatgaggtctcTTCCTTGCGGAagtgttagttgctgttcctgctgtcttcgtggttccattcctgctcctgttcctgctgtcttcgtggttccagtcctgctcctgttcctgttgtCTTCATgattccagtcctgctcctgctcctgttcctgttgtCCTCGTGGTTCCAGCCCTGCTCCAGATCCTGTTGGATGTCTTCCTGGCTCCAGACCGCGGCTCGCCTTTGACTcttctgcttgctgccagccccgaTTACTTGTCCGCCCAGACGCCTCGTCTCTGCCACGTACCCAGTCCCGGTGGTCTGGATCCCTACGGGTTTCTCCTGGGGGGTTTCCGTCTCCGCCGGGTGAAGCTCTACATCCACCTGCTGTGTGCTGCCTCCCGGCCCAGTCCATCTCGGAGCTGCCGCTCCgcccggccggcccaagggtccaccctcTAGCCCTGAGTGCTAACAATCGATGACCTAAATAGTGAGAGTTCATTGAAATTCTTAGTTTAATAAATTCACCTCTGGACGGATGAGCACTGGGCAGCCATTCAGATGAATCTGAGGTTGTCCTCTGAACTTCCCAACTCCTGCATGTCACAACCTGTTCTCCCTCCTATAGAGGAACTTTTATGCTAACTATTCTTACTTGGCTTTCTCTCACATTGCCAGGGAATTTTGATTACTGCTTCATTTTTTGCAATTAATAAAGAGCCGTCAGGGTACAGACAGAGAATACAGCAGGAAAACTTGATAAGATATACAAATATTAAATGAATGCAGAACATAGCAGGACCCTACCCAAAAGAACTGAAAGTATACAAAGAAAGTTTGATATGACAGACATGATCCATGAGGGACATGGTACAGAGCGAGGAAGggactgtgagggctgcagcagctggagggggaggaggtgcgAGAAGATCTCAGAGAAGGAAGCTCAAAAGTGCTGTTAATTGGGAAGGGAAATGGTGACCATGAGAGAAAAGGCAGGGAGAGGTCTTTGTAAATGACGAAGAGGTTTAAATTAATATATGAACCTCACATGTTGATCATTGATCAGGGCAAACAAAGCCTAGATTACACTTTCTCTAAACTTCTCCAAAACTGACAGAAAATTCCCTCACCAGAGCTGGAGCACAGCAGAATACATATTCTCTCTACAGATCATTCACTTCTGAACTCTCAAATCAACTCTGGCACAGAGCAGAAAATTCCCCATAATTGTCTGtgagactttttaatttcccagaTGGACAGAACATGTTTTTTCTCTGAGTCCCATTCTTAAAGCATTGAAGACACCCAAGGTGCCCCCACCTGATCtacagtggaggagaggaggcagcgcTCCTGAACAGGTAAGGAGAAAACCCAGCAAACCTGTAGCATGTGACTTTAATGCCTTGTGAGCTGTGCTATCTCATCAGATACAATTTACAGTTTTATTCAGAAGCTTCCACCCGGCTCAGACCCTTCCATCCAAGGGCAGCCAAGATAGAtcatcctttaaatttaatttttgatttcTATTCCATCTTTTTTGATTGGACAGTCATTTCTAGACAAATtacaataacatagaaacatagaaagatagaaatgatggcattaaaggaccagtggtccatccagtctgtccagtaatcctcccatggtagtatctgccgtgctgtacaggttacccccatgtatcagtcagtgctgcttgaaatgctttgcttatggacttggcctctGTTTTTTCCTTGATGTCTgtacatcagtaccccagactgtaaaacatCATGGCTTGTGTTCactgtctctgaatccaaattcctcattttcaatggataacacattgaaaacgtcggttcagtgtgcttcggcagtcaaaaaagcaaatataatgttgggaattattagaaagggaatggtgaataaaacggaaaatgtcataatgcctctgtatcgctccatggtgagaccgcaccttgatactgtgtacaattctggtcgccacatctcaaaaaagatataattgtgatggagaaggtacagagaagggctaccaaaatgataaggggaatggaacagctcccctatgaggaaagactaaagaggttaggacttttcagcttggagaagaggcagggggggggggggatatgatagagatgtttaaaatcatgagaggtctagaacgggtagatgtgaatcggttatttactctttcagataatagaaagactagggggcagtccatgaagttagcatgtggtgcatttaaaactaatcagagaaagttcttttttactcaatgcacaattaaactctggaacttgttgccagaggatgtggttagtgcagttagtatagctgtgtttaaaaaaggattggataagttcttggaggagaaatccattacctgctattgattaagttgacttggaaaatagccactgctattactagcaccggtaacatggaatagacttagtttttgggtacttgccaggttccttatggcctggattggccactgttggtaacaggatgctgggctcgatggacccttggtctgacccagtatggcatgttcttaggttcttatgactGAGGTGGAAATATGTAACTGAATTTCCTGAAATTATACAATATCATATCATATATAATGTATCCTCTGATTTTGTATTGGAATTGTGAACTGGGAAGCAAAAAAACTTCCAAGTTCTAATCCTTGGCCCTGCCTATGGTTGTGGGACCCTGGAGAAATCATTTTATGCTCCTGTGCCTTAGCTCTAATTCCTGGCACTGTCCCTGACTTTCTATCACTGATTCTTAAATCCTGTTCTTTAAGACACAGAGCAAACTCGTCCAAAATATTAAATCAGCAAATGTAGATTAAATATGTTAATCAAGTTTTCACCGTACTAAATTGAAAGTTGATCTGATAGAGAATGATTTGCATCAATTAAAAATGTGTTGATATCTAATATGCATTGATTTCTGCAACGCACTATATGCCAGCCTTACGCAATTAGATAGATTTTGCCTTattcaaaacactgcagccagGATGCTTTTAAAACTTCAAACCCAGACGATATCTCTCCGGCTCTGTAATCATTGCATTGCCTGCAGAATTCAATTTAAGACACTCTTCCTGGTTCTTAAGACATTATTTTACCAAAAACATATTGGATTATTTAATTGCCTCGAGAGATATATTCTGGGTAGAGATTTCTGCTTTTCCCAAGAGGCTTTACTTTGTGTTCCTTCAGTGAAAGATGCTGGATTGTTTGAAACcagatcaaaagccttttcttgTATCGGCCCCCAGATTATGGAATATAATCCCTTCAAGAATATTTAAGCTTTAGGAAATAGGTTAAACcttgactttttatttttgcatttaccTGACAAGTTTCTGATTTATGAGCTATggcttttaatatttattcagtttgatattttaatatgaatgtctcttattttgttttccttagtccTCTGTTATgttcaatttttctgttttttttagatttaaccTCTTTATTTGGATTACAaaattagaaatataaaatacttGATATAGGAAATTTCCCACGGCGAGCCAATAACAAAGGCCGAatcaaaaggttcagccgaagcacatccctattgctaatGGGTGTAATGTTACAGTCCATAAGAAGCAGATTGTTGACTTTTACTGCTGTCCATACATTACATCATCTGGAAAGTTCAATGATATCTGTACTTAACATACACatcaatttcaatttcttcttatACCCCTAAGAGAAGAGAGGTGGTCACAATGAAAGTGGGAAACATGACGACGGCGACAGAATTCATTATTCTGGGACTTTCTGATAATCCCCAGCTGCAGGTTCCTCTCTTCCTGGTCTTCCTGCTCATTTACCTGATCACCCTGCTGGGGAACCTTGTGATTATCACAGTGACCTGTGCTGACCCccgcctgcacacccccatgtacttcttcctcagtaacctGGCACTAACAGACGTCTGCTATAGCTCTAACATTGTTCCAAAACTGCTGGAGATTTTCCTCTCAAGGGATAAGATCATTTCCTATGCTGGGTGCATGGTGCAGCTCTATTTCTTCCTGGACTTTGGTTGCACTGAGACTCTCCTCCTCACTGCCATGGCTTATGACCGCTATGCTGCAATCTGTGACCCCTTGCGCTATTCCCTCATCATGAATCATAGAGTCTGTGTCCTGCTGGCAGCTGCTTCCTGGATCAACTGCTTTCTACTATCTGGGATGATTACAGTTTCTGTCACCCGCCTTTCATTCTGTGCCTCTAATGTGATTGATCATTTCTTCTGtgagttcatgccactgttaaaGCTTTCCTGCAGTGAAACAGCCACCATACAAAGCATAATGTTTGTTATAGCTGCATTGATGACAGTCCCTGCCTTCTTTGTGACTCTTACATCTTACAGCTACATCATCTCAGCCATCCTGAGGATCCGCTCTGCAGAGGGGAAGCGtaaagccttctccacctgctcctcccacctcacagttGTCTCTGTGTTCTATCTCTCCATTTTCTTTGTCTACCTGAGACCCACCTCATCATACTCCCAGGAGCAGGGTAAACTCCTATCCATTCTCTACGCAGCTGTCACCCCCATGCTGAACCCCCTCATTTATAGTATGAGGAACAAGGAGGTTAAAAATGCAGTGAGGATGGTCATAGGGAGGTAGATGTTATAAAAGGGGGAATACCCCTGcatagttgcaaatgaatgctCACAGTGCATTATCCCAGTTCTAGTTTTGTCTGAGCTGCAAGCACAAAAGAGCCAGAGGACATTGCCAGGTTAATCCCACtcctaatcccccccccacaccccccccctcacacacaaatGATTCCTCCAGTACTCATTCTGCAAACTCAAGTTTTACAGCACTCTGACATGgaatgaaggagtagcctagtggttagcacaGTGGGCTACAACTCAGGGAAATCTGGGTTAAAATcacactgttgctccttgtgactttggacaagtcactttaccctcctgtTCCCTCATGTACaaaattaaattgtaagccctgtgaggaTACGGAAATaccaaaaagtgaaatataaaatctaaatcaATATAAACATGCCATGTGACATCACCACTCTGAcacacagccccatgtgacatcaGTCCAGTGACCTACAAGCAAAGGTTGCTGTAAGTTTCATGGGAGACCAGTAACACCTATCTTCCCACTAGGTATGTTTCACTGGGATACATGGTTTACCATACAGTGTGCCTGGTAGGGAGAAAGGTGTCAATGGTCCGACATCAACTTAACAGGGAACATTGCTTAGCTCCAATATGATATCTGTCTTCTGAACAAAAGTCCAATATAATATATGACATTCAGAAAGCAGTCTACTAGTATAGGCTGGGGCTGGGATGGTCCACCTCCTGAGAATTAACAAAAGCAGCTTATAAGaggagctctgggggcagtgagGAGTCTTGAATTGATTTTCCAAATCGAGTCAGAGGATCCAAGCGagccctgcttggtggtcctgaccagggttgggagggatttcctcttccagtccaATCACTGGCTGGTTGGGATTTTCCTTCTGGTTTGTTTATGAGATTTTAATAGGAACATTGTGAGACATCTGGGCCTTCTTGGACTCAGGGAATGGGAAGCCCTGTGCTTGGGACACCCAGGGACAGGGAAGACCTTCCCATGAGCTGGTGACCCACCGCAAGGAACAACTTTGGTGTTAATATCAGTTGTGTTAGAAAATCTGGGAGGCAGGGTTTTGCTGCCCCTTCCTCCTACCCCGGTAAGAAACATGAAAAAAGCTGCGTGTTCCAGGATCCCTTCCCAACTTTGGATCGGTGACGTGAGTAAAATCAAGAAGGACCAAGGAAAACTGTAATACTGAATCTGAGTTACATTGGAGACTTTGCCCAGGGGAAGAGAGATAATTGAGAATCCTATGCAGAGGCTGTGTAGTATTTTTTGACCTGTTGGAAGTGGTTTTTCCATCCCAACAAGGAGATCCTTGACCACATGGTAACCTCATTAATTCAAGCTCTGGATGGTGAGTGTCTCCCTTGCCCTTGCACCAAAGTAAAGTGACCCTTGTACAGACAGAATGAGAAATAACCTGTGGAAACTAAAAGAATTAAGTTGAACTTTACCAATTTCCATCTGATTATCCACCAATAAAGATATTGATTTTGGACACTCAGCCAGAGTCTCCTGTCTCTTATTTCTAGTGCTCACAGTGTCTACAGTGTTGAGAAAAGCGTATCCCTCTCCAAGGGAGCACAAGGGACAAGAAATAATATGTGAAAAGGTCACTGCTGTCTCACTGGGCTCTGGAagtatatctcccccccccccccccccccccacacacacacacatacatacatgcacacacttacAAAGGATCCAGCCATGGGAGTAAAAGGGAATATGAAAGAGCTAGCCAATGAGTAGTTCAAGACCCAAAGAGaaaaattcttttatggccccactcgTGCTGAATAAGCACTTTGTTTCAAAAGGATTCTGTCTTATCAAGGTTTTCTTTTGCATGCTTCAGATGATGACTTTTGGGAAGGGGTCATAGAAAAGATTTCCTTCTGACAACTCTGCCATACagaacattaggggtgtgcattcggtccctccgaatttgcaatccacaacgtatGTGGCCATatttgttatattcgtggggaagcgaaacgtatcacgatttcccacgaatacacaaatcttcgcccaattattcggctgtctaaataAGCCagtttaaacaacccccccaccctcctgacccccccaagacttaccaaaactccctggtggtccagcggggggtccgagagccatctcctgcactcacaccctgggctgccggtttcaaaatggtgccgataacctttgacctaccatgtcacaggggctactgggccattggtcagcccctgtcacatggatggctggcaccatcttgtgctcctaccatgtgacagggactgaccaatggcactggtagcccctgtgacatagtaagggcaaggctatcggcgccatttttgttgttgttgttgaaaaCTGTTTATTAAGAGGTTAGTCAtacaaatgggaaaaaaacatAGGAGTAACACACTATTATAGATGAATTAGACAAGCAGAGATATAACAACCATGTCCCTCTTATTTCTTATAAtagaggagggaagaaggagggaagaagggtgAAGAAGAGTATAGAAGAGAAAAAGTGAAAGCCAAGAGAGTAAGAGAAAGAAGTGAGGGAGATATAAATAGAGAGGGGAAAGAAAAAGAGTAGCCGTGAGCAGAACTAAGAGATCTTGTTTAAAGACACATATTCAAGATAAATTATACAATGGTGGAAAGAatacaatggtataaataaagCAAAACCA
Protein-coding regions in this window:
- the LOC115077570 gene encoding olfactory receptor 151-like, producing the protein MKVGNMTTATEFIILGLSDNPQLQVPLFLVFLLIYLITLLGNLVIITVTCADPRLHTPMYFFLSNLALTDVCYSSNIVPKLLEIFLSRDKIISYAGCMVQLYFFLDFGCTETLLLTAMAYDRYAAICDPLRYSLIMNHRVCVLLAAASWINCFLLSGMITVSVTRLSFCASNVIDHFFCEFMPLLKLSCSETATIQSIMFVIAALMTVPAFFVTLTSYSYIISAILRIRSAEGKRKAFSTCSSHLTVVSVFYLSIFFVYLRPTSSYSQEQGKLLSILYAAVTPMLNPLIYSMRNKEVKNAIDKGIRRKNKSNTTPRQPCSTQAQSLVLHHHSPSYGDKLWNSLPEDVVSAVIVTGVKKGKESDIAMVESLKSGAGGSSLLPSPEGKDPAHH